A stretch of DNA from Dokdonia sp. PRO95:
TAGGTGTTGCGGTATTTTCTTCTACACCTATATTTATGGAAGTTATACCATCTGCTACGCCACCTACCGCTGTAAACACACCTTCATAACTTAAAAACTGGATTATCTTACCTGCTGGATTTACAAGTGCAAGGCCATCTGGAAGGGCGCCGCCATTTTGAATTCCATTAGGTGGATAACTAATAGTTACAAAGCCGAAACCATTCCCAGTATCATTAGGTATGAGTCCGGTTAAGAATTGGGTATTATATGCAGAATTATTGTTGCCATTATAGAGCACAATAGAATATCCGTTAATATCTAAACCGGCGGCTCCTGCGATCTCAATAAACTCTCCTGTATCTGGGCCTGCGTTTTCATAATGTATTTCATTTATCCAAATATCTGTCCTCACTGGAATCTCTGATGCACATTTTATATGACCCCAGAATTCTCCATTAAAAATATCGATACAGCCCGTAGCCTCTACATAGACCATCATACCTTTATCTGCAATAGTTGTTGGTATGCCATCTCTTGCTGCGTCAGATGGAACCCGTGGTGGCATAAAACCTAAATAAGCACCCGCACCATCTATTTGACTAGTTACTTCTAGCATCGCCTTTTCTGAGGGATTTCTAGTGCCTACCCCTACTTGACTTATTAAAACAAATGAATAGAAAATCATTCCAATTACACACAAAGACTGTTTTGATAAACTCATAATCTCCTAATTAAAAGTTTGCCCTACATTTTTTGTTCCTGCTGTACTTTGTCCTACAGCACTAGTACTCCAAGTAAAATCTATAAAAGAATTGCCTGTTCCTGTAAGATGTATAGATTGCGTTGCGGTTGTACTTGTAGTCTCTATGACGCCCACATCAATTGATGTAAGTCCATTTGCTGGACCACCAGTAGCTGTGATAGTTCCTTCATAACTTAAAAACTGTATCACTTTACCATCCGGACCTACTAGCGCAAAACCACTGGTGTCATTTCGTAAATTAGCATCTACAGAAATAGCTCCATAGCCATTTTCCTCATCATCTATAGTTCCAGAAAATGTAAGGATTACACCATAGGGTTGTCCTGTATCTGCACGGTATCTTACTAGGTAATAACCAGAGATATCCAAACCAGCAGGTCCAACAATTTCGATAAACTGATTTACATCTGTACCGTTATTTGCATAATGAAATTCGTTGATCCAAATGTCTGAAGGTCCGCCTGAACAATAAATACTTTCCCATGCGGTACCAGTCCAAAAGTCTAGACAACCGGTTTCCTCCACAAAAACCATAAGACCTATATCTGTAGTGGTAGGTGCAATACTAATTTGATTTGCCGTGGTCGCCACTCTTGGAGGAATAAATCCCTTATAGTCACCTCTGCTAGTAACACCGCTTATTTCGAGCATAGCAGCATTAGAAGGTGTAGTTGTGCCTATACCCACTTGAGCATGTAAAAAAGATGTTGCTAGTAGCAACAATGAACACGTAAATACTTTCATAACTATGATTTTACACCATAGCTAAGTAGCTAATATACAGAATAGTAGTCTGGGATTATGAAAGTAATGAAGATTTCCCCTACAAAATGTTTTTAAGCCATTTTTTCGCCTAACTACCTATTTATCAGGATTAAAGGCGTCATCTGGATTTACATTCTCATCATAATTAAGCATTCCCTCCGTTTTTGCAATTATAGAAGAAACTGTTGCATCTCCAGTTACATTTACAACCGTTCTACACATATCGAGAATACGGTCTACAGGAAAGATAATCGCAATCCAAGCTGGATTTAAATCTACAGATCCCAGCACAATAATAAGCATCACAAGTCCAGCACTAGGTACCGCTGCAGATCCTATAGATGCTAATGTTGCAGTAAGTACAATAGTAAGCTGTTGTCCTAATGTAAGATCAATCATGTGAAGCTGTGCAAGAAAAACCACTGCTACAGCTTGATATAAAACAGTACCATCCATATTTACTGTAGCTCCTATAGGAAGTACAAAACTCGTTATCTTCTTATCAACTCCTAAGTTGTCCTCCACACACTCCATCGTTACTGGAAGAGTCGCAGCACTACTTGAGGTAGAGAAAGCTGTTGTTTGTGCTAGTCCCATTGCTTTAAAGAATCCTCTGTAAGGAATCTTACGTACAATGAGCTTTATAATCAATGGGTACATCACAAATATCATTAGCATCAAGCCCAAAAATACTGTAAGCGAATACCAAGAAAGTCCTTTAAATATTTCAACAACCTTTCCTATATCATCTCCCGCCATTTTACTAATGACACCAGCTAACAAAGCAAACACAAAAAATGGAGATGCTTGCATTACAAAATCCACCATCTTTAAAAATACCTCCATCACACTGTCTACTAGCTTAATTACCGGTCCAGATTTTTCCTTAGGAATAAACAACAAGCTGATTCCAAAAAATATAGCAAAAAAGATAATTTGCAACATTAACCCATTATCTGTGAGCGCTTTAAAAAAGTTTTGAGGAACGAGATCAATAAGAGGTTGTAAAGGACCTGCGTCTTTAGTCGCGTTTGCAGTTTTCATTTTTTCGGCAACGGTTGCATCTTCCCCTTTTGATTTTACGAGTTCGTTTACACGTCCAGCACGCTCCATAAACTGAGGATCTTGTAAATAATTTACACCATCCTTTATTTCAACACCTTGTTCTTGAGCCCAAAGTTCATAACTTATTCTGTTATCTATACGACTTTCTTGATCTACAAGTGCTCCAGGTTGTATAATGTTTACAAGTGTCAAACCTAATCCTACAGCTAGTAATGTAGTAATAAGATAAGCTAGAAGTGTTTTTCCACCCATTCTACCTAAACTAGATGGATCACCTATACCAGCAACTCCAGCGATGATAGAAAATAGAACTAAAGGAACTGCAATAAGTTTTAACAGATTGATAAAAATCGTTCCAAAAGGGGCAATCCAATTAATTGTAAAGTCACTTAATCCTACCGAAGAAGATATCAGTGCCCAAACCACACCTAAAATTAAACCAATAATAATCTTCCAGTGTAGTGCTAATTTTTTCATAGGTAGTAGTTCCTTCTTGAATAAAAATCCAACTAGTGAGTTGAATATGTGATGTTTAAAATTATTCCAAATTACTATTAATTCCTTGGTAATACATAGCCTTACTAGCTATCCTCCTTAGAAATTTTACTTCTACAATCTAACAGATTTATTTCGTAGTACAAAATCTGCTATTACAAGTGCTGCCATTGCTTCTACAATAGGTACTGCACGAGGTACAACACACGGATCATGCCTTCCCTTTCCTTGCATTTCTACCACTTCTCCAGATGCATTAATAGTTTCTTGCTTTTGCATTACGGTTGCCACTGGCTTAAACGCTACTTTAAAGTAAATATCCATCCCGTTAGATATACCTCCTTGAACCCCACCACTTAGATTGGTTTTTGTAGTTCCATCTGTATTAAAATGATCATTATGATCACTTCCTTTCATAGTTGCCCCTTCAAAACCACTTCCGTATTCAAATCCTTTTACAGCATTTATGGATAACATTGCTTTTCCTAGCTCTGCATGAAGTTTATCAAATACCGGCTCTCCAAGACCTACAGGTACATTTTGAATTACACAAGTGATCACACCTCCTATGGTGTCTCCTTGTTTTTTTATTTCCTTAATTTTTTCTTCACACGCTTTCGCGAAAGCGGGATTTGCACACCTCACATCATTTTTTTCAATCTCGCTAAAATCAAGATCTTGGTATGGTGTATCCATAGTTAAGTCGCCCACAGCACTTGTAAATGCGTGAAATGATATCCCTTTCAAAAATTGCTTTGCAATGGCTCCAGCAACTACGCGACTAGCTGTCTCCCTCGCCGAAGATCTTCCTCCACCACGGTAATCACGGTTTCCGTATTTTTTATCATAGGTATAATCTGCGTGACTAGGTCTGTAGGTATCTTTAATGTGACCGTAATCCTTAGATTTCTGATTAGTATTTACAATCTGAAAACCTATAGGAGTTCCCGTTGTTTTGTCCTCAAAAAGGCCTGACAAGAAATCTACGGTATCTGGTTCTTTACGCTGGGTTACAATTTTAGATTGTCCAGGCTTGCGACGATCTAAGTCATGCTGGATCGCATCAAAATCAATACTCAAACCGGCAGGGCATCCATCTATAATTCCACCTATAGCCTTACCATGTGATTCACCAAAAGTGGTGACCTTAAATATAGTTCCGTACGTATTACCTGCCATCGTATGTGTTTTTAACAAATGTAAATTGAAAAGGCCATAATCAAAAACTAAAAACTCACTTAATGATTAATTAACTTGATCTATATTATATAACTATAACTTTTATACTTCTTAACATCTACTTTACCATCCTCTCTTAAAATCTAAAGACCTTACAAGCAAAACAATCTCGGTGAAAAGACCCGTAGAAATTGCAGTACTATCAGACATACATCTAGGCACTTACGGTTGCCACGCTACAGAAGTCTGTCAATATTTAAACTCTATCGCACCAGAAATACTCATCTTAAATGGTGATATTATTGACATCTGGCAGTTTAGAAAACGTTTCTTTCCTAAAGAGCACCTTAAAGTGATTAAAAAAATAATCACACTTGCTTCAAAAGGAACTCACGTGTACTATATCACTGGCAATCATGATGAGATGCTTAGAAAATTTAGCGATGCTACCATGGGAAACATCCACCTCATAGATAAACTTGTTCTTAATCTAGATGGTAAAAAAGCTTGGTTCTTTCATGGTGACGTATTCGACGCATCCATACAGCACACTAAGTGGATTGCAAAACTAGGCGGATGGGGTTATGATTTTTTAATTCTATTTAATAGACTCCTCAATAAATGGCTCGTAAGTATGGGAAGAGAAAAGTATTCTCTCTCAAAAAAGATTAAAAATAGTGTAAAAGGAGCTGTAAAGTTTATCAATGACTTTGAAAAAACCGCAACAGATCTCGCTATCGAAAATAATTTTGATTACGTTATCTGTGGTCATATACATCAACCAGCAAAACAACAGGTAAACACTCCGAAAGGAAGCACACTTTACCTAAATAGTGGCGACTGGATTGAAAACTTGAGCTATCTAGAGTACCATAACCGTAAATGGAGTCTCAACTACTATAGAGAAATCCAGCCTAAAAAATCGCATAACAGCTCAAAAATTCTCCTAGAGCCCCAGAATGTTCAAACCAGATATTCTTAATTAATACTCAATAGTCACGTACCATTAATTACTACTCTAAAAGCGCATCGCGTAACACGCTTACAGGATGCATAGCGACTCGTGCTGTACCGTCTTTAATCTGATGCCTACAGCTTGTACCATTGGCTACAATAATAGTCTCACCATCTGCTTTTCTTATCGCAGGAAATAGCGTTTGCTCGCCTACTTTCATACTTACCTCATAATGCTCTTTTTCATACCCAAAACTACCCGCCATCCCACAACAACCAGAAGGTATAATAGTAGGAGTATAATTTAAAGGAAGATTAAGAATGGCAAACGTATGTGACACAGAGGAAAGTGCTTTCTGGTGACAGTGACCATGTATTTTTAGTTTTTTGGCTTTCGCCGAAAATTGCTCGGAGGTAATAACACCTCGTTTGATTTCACTATGTAAAAACTCTTCAATTAAAAATGATTGTGCCGAAAGCTTTTGGGCATTCTCCACATCATCTGCAAGCCGAAGATATTCATCTCTAAAAGATAAAATAGCCGAAGGTTCAATACCTAGAATTACAGTGTCTTCTGCCAAATCCTTTAATAGTTCAATATTCTTATTTGCCAGCGTCTTTGCCTCCTCAAGAAATCCTTTAGAAATGTAAGAGCGGCCACTATCATGGTTAGTCACAACTTCCACCTCATAACCAAGGTGACGTAACAGCGTTAAAGCATCTTGACCAATGTTTCCATCTAGAAACTGAGTGAATTCATCAATATATAAAATGACTTTTGTTTTACTTTTCAATTTCTGATTTACACTAGAATTAGCTTTTCCAGATATATCTGCAGGATCTGAAAATACATTTAATAAAGGTAGACTTCTCTCTTGTGCTATTCCCAAGCTAGCTTTTGTTATCCCTGCAGTTATTTTAAGAAGTGTATTATATATTCTAGGAGAAAATGCTCCTAGTTTATTGATTTTTGTCGTGTTTGCAAACAGCTTTGTACGAAGACTGCTTCCATTAGCTTTCTGATATTGATACTCAAACTCAGCTTTTAGCGTGGCTACGTCTACATTACTAGGACACTCACTAGCACAGGCCTTACAGCTTAAGCAAAGATCAAAGACCTCCTTTAACTCTGTATGATCATATTTATTAGACTTATTTGATGTAGTAAGAAACTCCCTTAAGGCATTTGCTCTTGCTCTAGTAGTATCCTTTTCTTCTCTTGTTGCTCTGTAACTAGGGCACATTGCACCTCCTGCACTTGGTAATTTTCTACAATCGCCACTTCCATTACATTTTTCGGCAAGTCTTAGGATTCCTTGATTATCCTCAAAATTCATGAGTGTATCTACCGCTGGCTCCTTGCGATCTACTTCATACCTCAAGCTTTCATCCATCGGGAAAGCATCGATTACTTTTCCAGCATTAAATATTTGATGAGGATCAAAAGCTCCTTTTACGGTTTTCATTACCTCATAATTCTCATCGCCTACCATCATAGAGATAAACTCTGCGCGCACGATACCATCACCGTGCTCGCCACTCATAGAACCATTGTATTTTTTAACCAAATGCGCTACATCTGTAGTTATCTGTCTAAAAAGTGCTACATCTTGAGAAGTTTTTAAATCAAGAATAGGACGTAAATGTATTTCTCCCGCACCAGCGTGGGCGTAGTACACGGCATCTTGCTCATGTTTTTTCATGAGCGCAGTAAATTCACTTATATATGGCGCAAGATCATCTAGCGCGACCGCTGTATCTTCTATACATGCTACGGCCTTTCTATCTCCTATCATATTCCCCAGCAAGCCAAGACCAGCTTTGCGCAGGTCCATTGCTTGTGCAATCTGATCTCCTTGTAATATAGGATATGCATATCCTTGCCCATCCTGCTGCAAACTATCTATAAGCTCTTCTGCCTGCTGCATGGCCCCTTCAAGAGTAGCATCCCTTAACTCGAACATTAATATTGCTGCTGGGTCGCCTTCTATAAAAAATCTATTTTTCTCTTGCTCCCGATTGTTCTTAGTACAATCTAAGATCACCTTGTCCATCATCTCACAAGTATACAGATCATGCTTCATGGCAGGAACTACAGCTTGTAAACAGGAATCTAAATCCTTGTAATGCCCTGCAACCATAACGCCATGAGCAGGTGGCAACACATCTAACTGCAAGGTAATTTCTGTGGTAAATGCAAGTGTACCTTCACTCCCAGATAATAGTTTGCAGAAATTAAAAGGCTTTCCGTGCTCTTCAAATGGCGCAGCATTAGCAATTTCATCAAGTGCGTAACCCGTATTTCGGCGATGGATTTCAGGTTTTGGAAACTGCTCTTTGATCTCATTGCGAACGGCACTTTGAGAAAAGTAATCGTTTGCTGTCTTATAAATGGAACCTTCCAAGTTGTCAAGGTTCAATTTTTGGCGAAAGCCAGTTACATCTAGTTCTTCAAAAATAGCTTCACTACCATCTGATAATACCGTCTTTAATTGAATGACTTTATCCCTTGTAACACCGTACTTGATACTGGTGGTTCCAGATGAATTATTTCCCACCATGCCACCTATCATACATCTGTTTGCAGTAGAGGTATTAGGTCCAAAAAACAAACCGTGGGGCTTTAAAAACAAATTGAGTTCGTCTCTTATAACACCAGGCTGTACTGTTACCTGCTGCTTTTCTTTATCAAAGTGAATAATCTCTGTAAAATGCTTAGAAACATCTACTACGATACCATCGCCCACACATTGGCCAGCAAGGGAGGTTCCCGCGGTTCTTGGGATAAGGGTGATGTGTTGCGCTTTCGCGAAAGCGCATAATTTCTTAATATCATTTACCGTCTTAGGAAATGCAACAGCAAGCGGAATCTTGCGATATACAGATGCATCTGTTGCATAGATAATTTTATGTAGTTGATCTACATGTAACTCTCCATCAAACTCGATTTCTAATTTTTTCAAACTAATTTCCATTAAGATAAAAGTAACTAAAACTTTATGTAGCCCTTAACGTTATGACTATATAATTACTAATAGTTTTGCCAATTCAAACAAACAATTACAATGAAAAAAACACTAGTTATTGCCCTACTTTTTCTAGGATTAAGTGGAATAGTTTATGCTCAAGAAATCTCTCCTAATGCAATAGGTCTGAGAATAGGAGACAACGACGGATTCAGTACAGAAGTAAATTACCAAAGAGCTTTAAGTGAAAACAACAGACTAGAATTAGGATTAGCTTGGAGATCTGGAAACAACTTTGACGCAGTAAAAGGAACAGGAATTTACCAGTGGGTATGGAACATCGATGGCGGTTTTAACTGGTATGCAGGTGTAGGTGCCGCTGTAGGTGCTTTTGATGTAGATAACGACGCTCCCTTCTTTGACGATGATGACAATGAGTTTTTTGTAAACGCAGCTGGAGATATAGGTATTGAGTATCGTTTTGATATCCCATTACTATTATCGCTAGATTTTAGACCAGAAATAGGGATCCTAAATGACTTTGATGATGATCTAGAATTTGACGTAGCATTAGGGATACGTTACCTATTTTAATCAAGAGACTTTTTCTAAAGCTCTCTTATAAAGAGATTCATAAAGCGGCACAATGTTTTGTATATCAAACTTGGCCGCTTCTTTTCTTGCGTTTGTTTTGAACTTTGCAAGCGTATCATCATCTTCTAAGATTCTAATAGCGTTTTGAGCCATATCTGCAATGTTACCTACGTTAGACAAGTAACCGGTCACTCCATCTACATTTACTTCTGGAATACCGCCTGCGTTACTTGAAATCACAGGCACACGATTTACCATCGCTTCTAGCGCCGCAAGTCCGAAGCTTTCTGCCTCAGATGGCAGTAGGAATAAATCAGAAAAACATAAGATTTTATCTACTTCATTACTGTTTCCTAAGAAACGTACTTTATCTTCTATACCTAGTTCTTTTACGCGCTCTTCTGCTGCTTCTCTTTCTGGGCCTTCACCTACCATAAGTAGCTTAGAAGGAATTTCTAATTGTAAACGATAGAACACCTCGATCACATCTGAGATACGCTTTACTTTTCTAAAGTTACTCACATGCGTAACAATACGCTCATCTTCATTTGCCATCAAATCACGCTGGCAATCTGTAAAGGTATCTGTTTTTGCACCAAAATCTATAAAGTTAGGCACCACATCAATCTCTCTAGTGATTTCAAAGAGTCTCAGTGTGTCTTGCTTTAAGCTTTCTGAAACTGAAGTTACCACATCACTATTATTGATGCTAAAACTTACTGCCGGGCGATAAAATGGATGACTACCTACAAGCGTAATATCTGTACCGTGTAACGTCGTTACCATAGGCACATGAATACCTTCCTGCTTGAGCATTTCCTTTGCCATATATCCTGCATATGCGTGAGGAATTGCATAGTGTACGTGCAAAATATCAATTTTTTCTTTCTTGATGATTTTGACCAGCTTGCTAGAAAGTGCTAGTTCATATGGCTGATAATGAAAAAGAGGATAATCAGGAACGTTTACCTCGTGAAAATGAATATTGTCATTTAATAAAGCTAGGCGTACAGGTTGCTTATATGTTACAAAATGTACTTCGTGACCTCTTTTTGACAAGGCGATTCCTAGTTCTGTTGCTACTACTCCACTTCCTCCGAAGGTTGGGTAACAGACAATTGCAATTTTCATAACAGGATTTTTGGTAGATTTCTTTTTTGCTTTCGCGAAAGCGTACTCACATCATATCACTTACAATACGAGTATATAAATAGCACTTCAAATTTAATCAATTAAAGCATTATAAATGACTTCTTGAATCTTGGTTCTTAGACCAGATTTTATGAGGGCACGGTTATCCATAGTGGGGAATGTTCTATTAGATAGAAATACATAAACAAGTTCGTTCTCTGGATCTGCCCACGTGTAAGTCCCCGTAAAACCACTATGACCAAAACTCGTCATAGGCACACAACCACATGTAGGGCCACCACCGCTTAGCTGTGGCTTATCAAAACCTACGCCTCGTCTCACATTCTTATCACAGTAATAACAGGTATTAAAGCGATCCATAGTCTCTTTTGAAAAGTAGCGCTTACCACCATAATATCCGTTTTGAAGATACATTTGCATCATTTTGGCAACGTCATTTGAGTTTGAAAATAAACCAGCATGACCACCCATATTACTCTGCATGGCTGCTCCCATGTCATGCACATAGCCTTGTACTTTCTGATTGCGCCAGTAAGAGTCGTTTTCTGATGGTACAACCATATCTTTGGCAAACTTGCGCAATGGTCTGTAGCCCGTAAAGTTTGCTCCTAATGCGTTATAAAAGTGTGATCTTGTAATTTCATCAAGATTATCATTGTAGTGATCTTCTAGAAATTTTTTCATCAAATAATAAGGAAGGTCACTGTACTTATAGGATAGTCTAGAACGAAGGTCACTATCTGCTATTTTCTTAACTAGTGTATCACCGTACCCTGTACGCAGGTACATTTTTTCGGCAACTTTAATATTATAATTTTCTGAGTATGCCGTGCTATAATAATCATCAAGTGGCTTTTTTGTAACAGAATCTAGTGTGCTGATATAAAAAGGTATCCATGCCTTGAAACGACCATAGTGTGATAGCGCATCTTTGAGTGTTATATTTGCCTTATTACTCCCTTTAAGTGCAGGAATAAGAGCGCCTAGTTTATTTTCTAATGCAATAGACCCTTCACTCTCAAGCTCCATCAATAAAGGTAAAGAAGCGAGTATTTTTGTCATAGAAGCAACATCATACATATCTTCTGGACGTACAGCGCGCTTTTTATTGTAGGTGTGATATCCAAAGCTTTTATCGTAAATCACTTTACCACGGCGGGCCACTAGTACCTGAGCACCTGGCATCATCGCTCTTTTGATCCCGAGATTTACAAGGGAATCAATTTTGATATTAAGCGTATCTGAATCTACCCCTACCTCTTCTGGAATTCCATATGAAAGCCTTCTTAAAGTTCCAGATTGCAAACCTGTCCTGATTGGCGTTTTACCAAGAGAAACTGGTAGCCTTCCTTTACTAGGTATAGCTCCAAAAATAAGTTGCGCACTTTTTTCTTGCGCTAGCTGGCTATTCTGATAGCTGTGAATTATAGCCTCAATATCTGAGCTATTTTGCAAATCTAGCATTGCATAAGGCCTTACAAAAAGGTCTAAAACAACAGTTTTAGTTTTTGCAATCTCCGTAATCCATCTAATCTCTTCTGCCGAAAATTTATAGGACTTCCAAGGGTTTGCATTAGATCTATGAAAACCTATAATGACATAATTAAAATCTTCTAATGCCTTCTGAGCAGCTTCAAGAGTTTTTGATTTTATCTCATCCACCTGCGCATACTTGCGTAGTTGGAATTTAAATGCAGATCCATCATCATCACCTAAGCCTAAATAAGCAATCTTTTTCTGATCTATATTTACAACAGGAAGGACATTATTGTTATTCTTTGTAACAGTAATTGCGTTTTCTATTGCCTCACTATAAACCACGTCATCTAGTCGAGAGTTTAGATCATCAAGAAGATATTTGGTAACAACAGGTTTATAGTTATTTAAGCCTACTTTATATTTAGCGTATAATATTTTCTTTACCGAGTGTGCTAGTCTTTCCTCAGTAATTTTTCCAGATTCAAGAGCCTTCATAATTTTGGCAGATGCAGAGGGTACATCTTCACTTATCAATAAAATATCATTTCCTGCCTCAAAAGCTGCAAGGTCAATATCTCCAGGCTCTTTAAAATTTGCAGCGCCTTTCATATTCAAAGCATCTGTAAATATTAGACCGTGAAAACGGTAATCTTCCTTAAGCATTTTTGTCACGATAGTAGGTGAGATACTTGTAGGCACTCCTACTTCTGGCACAAGTGCTGGCACATTAAGGTGTGCAACCATAATACTTGCTATACCATTTTGAATAATAGGCTTGTAAGGATACATCTCTACGCTCTGAAGGCGTTCCTTGGTAAAATTAAGTGTAGGTAGTGTTTTGTGACTGTCTTTATCTGTATCACCGTGACCAGGAAAGTGTTTTGCACTTCCTAAAACTCCAGCTTCTTGCATTCCTTCCATGAAGGCAATTGCTTTTTCTGTAACGTTGATTTTATCTTCGCCAAAAGATCTATTTCCTATAATAGGATTTGCTGGGTTGATATTTATATCTACTACTGGAGCAAAATTAATGTGTACTCCCAATCGCTTAGAATGTTCTCCTATACGCTTTCCTACTTTCCTTACGATATTATTATCTTGTATAGCTCCTAGCGTCATATTCCAAGGGAAAGCGTAGGTACTATCTAATCTCATCGCAAGCCCCCACTCTGCATCCATCCCTATGAGAAGCTTCGTTTTTGCAAGGTCTTGAAACTCATTATTGAGTTTCGCCTGTCGCATAGGACCACCCTTAGAAAATATAAGTCCACCTATATGTTCTTCCTTGATAAGTTTCTTAATCTTATCAATTTTAGCCTTAGGGTCACTAGAAAAAACATCGACCATAAATAACTGCCCCACGCGTTCCTTAGGCGTCATTTGCTTGTAGACAGAATCTACCCATTTACGCTGAGCAATAATGTCATTTGCATAGAGCGGGTATCGCTCTTGGGCATAAGAAATTATAGAAACAAATAAGAAAAATAATATGGTGATAATGCGTCTAGGCGCCATAAATGCAATATTTTAAGTTGTAATTACGATTGCAATAATAACGCCAGACAGCGCCTATGACAATCTAATATAAAAGTAAAGGGTTTGAGGTACGCTTTCGCGAAAGCGTGCAAATCTTAACAACATCTTAAGAAGCTGC
This window harbors:
- a CDS encoding glycoside hydrolase family 3 N-terminal domain-containing protein, translating into MAPRRIITILFFLFVSIISYAQERYPLYANDIIAQRKWVDSVYKQMTPKERVGQLFMVDVFSSDPKAKIDKIKKLIKEEHIGGLIFSKGGPMRQAKLNNEFQDLAKTKLLIGMDAEWGLAMRLDSTYAFPWNMTLGAIQDNNIVRKVGKRIGEHSKRLGVHINFAPVVDININPANPIIGNRSFGEDKINVTEKAIAFMEGMQEAGVLGSAKHFPGHGDTDKDSHKTLPTLNFTKERLQSVEMYPYKPIIQNGIASIMVAHLNVPALVPEVGVPTSISPTIVTKMLKEDYRFHGLIFTDALNMKGAANFKEPGDIDLAAFEAGNDILLISEDVPSASAKIMKALESGKITEERLAHSVKKILYAKYKVGLNNYKPVVTKYLLDDLNSRLDDVVYSEAIENAITVTKNNNNVLPVVNIDQKKIAYLGLGDDDGSAFKFQLRKYAQVDEIKSKTLEAAQKALEDFNYVIIGFHRSNANPWKSYKFSAEEIRWITEIAKTKTVVLDLFVRPYAMLDLQNSSDIEAIIHSYQNSQLAQEKSAQLIFGAIPSKGRLPVSLGKTPIRTGLQSGTLRRLSYGIPEEVGVDSDTLNIKIDSLVNLGIKRAMMPGAQVLVARRGKVIYDKSFGYHTYNKKRAVRPEDMYDVASMTKILASLPLLMELESEGSIALENKLGALIPALKGSNKANITLKDALSHYGRFKAWIPFYISTLDSVTKKPLDDYYSTAYSENYNIKVAEKMYLRTGYGDTLVKKIADSDLRSRLSYKYSDLPYYLMKKFLEDHYNDNLDEITRSHFYNALGANFTGYRPLRKFAKDMVVPSENDSYWRNQKVQGYVHDMGAAMQSNMGGHAGLFSNSNDVAKMMQMYLQNGYYGGKRYFSKETMDRFNTCYYCDKNVRRGVGFDKPQLSGGGPTCGCVPMTSFGHSGFTGTYTWADPENELVYVFLSNRTFPTMDNRALIKSGLRTKIQEVIYNALID